In a single window of the Massilia oculi genome:
- a CDS encoding putative bifunctional diguanylate cyclase/phosphodiesterase, with protein sequence MPAFASTQRGTVLVADDDPVMRLLMLEMLTQVGMDGIEAGDGLEAVELARERVPDLILMDVDMPRMDGFTACRTIRAAEKDGACVPIVMVTGSDDVEAVTQAYEVGATDFVSKPINWPILGHRVLYVLRASDAIARLRIADAQNRAVLEAIPDTFFRLNGDGFYLDYEAGQTRLPQERPGYSGPGRPASTPPASARFIGKHLSDTLPPEIAARMLEQLRTVLATQQVRSVEYELIECGEVLHFEARLVATSPSEVLGLVRDISERKRAEEQIRRLAYCDGLTGIPNRQAFLETLERELQRAKMGNKKFAVLFMDLDAFKRINDTLGHNAGDQLLKMVSERLRETTRPSDLVSRGEGVEHDARDAASLARLGGDEFTILIPDLERVEHALNVATRVKEAMRRPFLIEGNEIFVTASIGISLFPEDGDDCGSLLKFADTAMYHAKNCGKNNAKLYSSSLTMQIMSHVKLEVGLRRALQNDELYLVYQPQRDVATSEIVGVEALVRWRHPERGLVPPTEFIPLAEETGLIVPIGEWVLRTACRQASAWQRLTRRLLRIAVNLSAKQFKDENLSQIVLSALNETGLEPRLLELELTEGTLMDDARATLVTLEQLRGIGVHLSIDDFGTGYSSMNYLKRFDVRALKIDRSFIAGLPQDSENAAITRAIIAMAHGLKMVVVAEGVETGEQLLLLEQYGCDMVQGYYLGHPSSAEKITEMLQHAQQALSAK encoded by the coding sequence ATGCCAGCCTTTGCCTCCACCCAGCGCGGGACGGTGCTCGTCGCCGACGACGATCCCGTCATGCGCCTCCTGATGCTCGAGATGCTGACCCAGGTCGGGATGGACGGCATCGAGGCCGGCGACGGCCTGGAAGCGGTCGAACTTGCGCGCGAGCGCGTGCCGGACCTGATCCTGATGGACGTCGACATGCCGCGCATGGACGGCTTCACGGCCTGCCGCACGATCCGCGCCGCGGAGAAGGACGGCGCCTGCGTCCCGATCGTCATGGTCACCGGCAGCGACGACGTCGAGGCCGTGACCCAGGCCTACGAGGTCGGCGCCACCGACTTCGTCTCCAAGCCGATCAACTGGCCGATCCTCGGCCACCGCGTGCTGTACGTGCTGCGCGCCAGCGACGCCATCGCCCGCCTGCGCATCGCCGACGCCCAGAACCGCGCCGTGCTCGAAGCCATCCCCGACACCTTCTTTCGCCTGAACGGAGACGGCTTCTATCTCGACTACGAGGCCGGTCAGACGCGTCTGCCGCAGGAGCGGCCCGGCTATTCCGGCCCGGGACGGCCGGCCAGCACGCCCCCGGCCAGCGCGCGCTTCATCGGCAAGCACCTGTCCGACACGCTGCCGCCCGAGATCGCGGCGCGCATGCTGGAGCAGCTGAGGACCGTGCTCGCCACCCAGCAGGTGCGCTCGGTCGAGTACGAACTGATCGAATGCGGCGAGGTGCTGCACTTCGAGGCGCGCCTGGTGGCCACCAGCCCGTCCGAGGTGCTGGGCCTGGTGCGCGACATCAGCGAACGCAAGCGCGCCGAGGAACAGATCCGGCGCCTGGCCTATTGCGACGGCCTGACCGGCATCCCCAACCGGCAAGCCTTTCTCGAGACCCTGGAACGCGAGCTGCAGCGCGCCAAGATGGGCAACAAGAAGTTCGCGGTGCTGTTCATGGACCTCGATGCCTTCAAGCGCATCAACGACACGCTGGGCCACAACGCCGGCGACCAGCTGCTCAAGATGGTCTCGGAGCGGCTGCGCGAGACCACCCGTCCCAGCGACCTGGTCTCGCGCGGGGAAGGCGTCGAGCACGACGCCCGCGATGCCGCCAGCCTGGCGCGCCTGGGCGGCGATGAATTCACCATCCTGATTCCCGACCTGGAGCGGGTCGAGCACGCGCTGAACGTCGCCACCCGCGTCAAGGAAGCGATGCGGCGGCCCTTTCTGATCGAAGGCAACGAGATCTTCGTCACCGCCAGTATCGGCATCTCGCTGTTCCCAGAGGATGGCGACGATTGTGGGTCACTGCTCAAGTTCGCCGACACCGCGATGTATCATGCCAAGAACTGCGGCAAGAACAACGCCAAGCTGTACAGCTCTTCGCTGACGATGCAGATCATGAGCCATGTGAAGCTCGAGGTCGGCCTGCGCCGCGCGCTGCAGAACGACGAGCTGTACCTGGTCTACCAGCCGCAGCGGGACGTAGCAACGTCCGAGATCGTGGGGGTCGAGGCCCTGGTGCGCTGGCGCCATCCCGAGCGCGGCCTGGTGCCGCCGACCGAATTCATCCCGCTTGCCGAGGAGACCGGCCTGATCGTCCCGATCGGCGAATGGGTGCTGCGCACCGCCTGCCGCCAGGCGAGCGCCTGGCAGCGCCTGACGCGGCGCCTGCTGCGCATCGCGGTCAACCTGTCGGCCAAGCAGTTCAAGGACGAGAACCTGTCGCAGATCGTGCTGTCGGCCCTGAACGAGACCGGGCTGGAGCCGCGCCTGCTGGAACTGGAGCTGACCGAAGGCACCCTGATGGACGATGCGCGCGCCACGCTGGTCACGCTCGAGCAGCTGCGCGGCATCGGCGTGCACCTGTCGATCGACGACTTCGGCACCGGCTATTCGTCGATGAACTACCTGAAGCGCTTCGACGTGCGGGCCCTCAAGATCGACCGCAGCTTCATCGCCGGCCTGCCCCAGGATTCGGAAAACGCGGCCATCACGCGCGCCATCATCGCCATGGCCCACGGCCTCAAGATGGTGGTGGTGGCCGAGGGCGTCGAGACCGGCGAACAGCTGCTGCTGCTCGAGCAGTATGGCTGCGACATGGTGCAGGGCTACTACCTCGGCCACCCTTCCAGCGCCGAGAAGATCACCGAGATGCTGCAGCATGCGCAGCAGGCCCTGTCGGCCAAGTAG
- a CDS encoding penicillin acylase family protein, whose amino-acid sequence MDKALGKSRWKTWTLRGAGALLALVLLAALAIWLFLRASLAQLDGERRVAGLAGEVKVERDAGGVPLISGASRLDVAYATGFVHGQERFFQMDLLRRTAAGELAELFGAAALPTDRTHRLHRFRARALETLARLPAPERALLERYAQGVNEGLDALGARPFEYALTGVAPRPWTAPDSLLVVWAMYIDLQGAQQARELARGWLRAHSDEAQLAFLLPEATAYDTTLDAPLDRGAARAASPLPPQAPAWWGAAPDAPGAPVRLAGLEVTDSVGSNNYALAGSRSSSGAAIVADDMHLGLRLPNIWYRLALRFPDPSAPGGQRRLAGVSLPGAPPSVIVGSNGQVAWAFTNSYADSLDLVELQVDPARPGQVGLPGGWETPREHVEAIAVKGAAAERMVVRETSLGPIREAAGLSYALHWIAHDPAALNMNHLKLERVANVEKALAAAASNGIPAQNFVAGDVQGNIGWTVAGLLPRRTADGQAASLAAGFPLAAGSGAQTWSEALPYADHPRILNPADGQITTANSRQLLGAGSALLGDGGYDLGQRNRQLHEGLQAMGDQVDVRRAFDGAMDDRAILVGQWRQRALAALDAQALSGHPQRAEFRRLLETSWSGRASVESIGYRLARDFMWAVHDLLYGGVNAALKEIDPKASAAAASTRWPAVAARLLDERPPGWLPAGHASWRDLELAAVDRAIAALVDAGTPLAEATWGQRNTADIAHPISMAVPALRPWLAAPGQPLAGDAHMPRVAGPKFGQSERLTVSPGREEEGLYNMPGGQSGHPLSPFFLLDHAAWVEGKPAPLLPGAVKHTLRFVP is encoded by the coding sequence ATGGACAAAGCCTTGGGCAAGTCCCGATGGAAGACCTGGACCCTGCGCGGGGCCGGGGCGCTGCTGGCGCTCGTGCTGCTGGCGGCGCTGGCCATCTGGCTGTTCCTGCGCGCCAGCCTGGCCCAGCTCGACGGCGAGCGCCGGGTGGCCGGCCTGGCGGGCGAAGTCAAGGTCGAGCGCGATGCCGGCGGGGTGCCCCTGATCAGTGGCGCCAGCCGGCTCGACGTCGCCTATGCGACCGGCTTCGTGCATGGACAGGAACGCTTCTTCCAGATGGATTTGTTGCGCCGTACGGCGGCCGGCGAGCTGGCCGAGCTGTTCGGCGCGGCGGCGCTCCCCACCGACCGCACCCACCGCCTGCACCGCTTCCGCGCCCGCGCGCTGGAGACGCTGGCGCGCCTGCCGGCGCCGGAACGCGCGCTGCTGGAACGCTATGCGCAAGGCGTCAACGAAGGCCTCGATGCGCTCGGCGCGCGGCCCTTCGAATACGCGTTGACCGGCGTGGCGCCGCGGCCGTGGACGGCGCCCGATTCGCTGCTGGTGGTATGGGCCATGTACATCGACCTGCAGGGCGCCCAGCAGGCGCGCGAACTGGCGCGCGGCTGGCTGCGCGCGCACAGCGACGAGGCGCAGCTGGCTTTCCTGCTGCCCGAGGCGACCGCTTATGATACGACCCTCGATGCGCCCCTGGACCGGGGCGCGGCAAGGGCGGCAAGCCCGTTGCCGCCGCAGGCCCCGGCCTGGTGGGGCGCCGCGCCGGATGCACCCGGCGCGCCGGTCAGGCTGGCCGGCCTGGAGGTCACCGATTCGGTCGGCAGCAACAACTATGCGCTGGCCGGCAGCCGCAGCAGCTCCGGCGCGGCCATCGTGGCCGACGACATGCACCTGGGCCTGCGCCTGCCGAACATCTGGTACCGCCTCGCGCTGCGCTTTCCCGACCCAAGTGCGCCCGGCGGCCAGCGCCGCCTGGCCGGCGTCAGCCTGCCCGGGGCGCCGCCGTCCGTCATCGTCGGCAGCAATGGCCAGGTGGCCTGGGCTTTCACCAACAGCTATGCCGATTCGCTCGACCTGGTCGAACTGCAGGTCGACCCGGCCCGGCCAGGCCAGGTAGGCTTGCCGGGCGGCTGGGAGACGCCGCGCGAGCACGTCGAAGCGATCGCCGTGAAAGGCGCCGCGGCCGAGCGCATGGTCGTGCGCGAGACCTCGCTCGGCCCGATCCGCGAGGCGGCGGGACTCAGCTATGCGCTGCACTGGATCGCCCACGATCCGGCCGCGCTCAATATGAATCACCTGAAACTCGAGCGGGTAGCCAACGTCGAGAAAGCGCTGGCCGCCGCCGCCAGCAACGGCATCCCGGCCCAGAACTTCGTCGCCGGCGACGTGCAGGGGAATATCGGCTGGACGGTCGCCGGCCTGCTGCCGCGCCGCACCGCCGACGGCCAGGCGGCCAGCCTCGCAGCCGGCTTTCCGCTCGCCGCCGGCAGCGGAGCGCAGACCTGGAGCGAGGCGCTGCCCTACGCCGACCACCCGCGCATCCTGAATCCGGCCGACGGCCAGATCACGACCGCCAACAGCCGCCAGCTGCTTGGTGCGGGATCCGCGCTGCTGGGCGACGGCGGCTACGACCTGGGCCAGCGCAACCGGCAGCTGCACGAGGGCTTGCAAGCCATGGGCGACCAGGTCGACGTGCGCCGCGCCTTCGACGGGGCCATGGACGACCGCGCGATCCTGGTCGGCCAGTGGCGCCAGCGCGCCCTGGCCGCGCTCGATGCGCAGGCGCTCTCCGGACACCCGCAGCGCGCCGAGTTCCGGCGCCTGCTGGAGACCAGCTGGAGCGGGCGCGCCAGCGTCGAGTCGATCGGCTATCGGCTGGCGCGCGACTTCATGTGGGCCGTGCACGACCTGCTGTACGGCGGCGTCAATGCGGCGCTGAAGGAGATCGATCCGAAGGCCAGCGCAGCCGCGGCCAGCACGCGCTGGCCGGCGGTGGCCGCGCGCCTGCTGGACGAGCGGCCGCCGGGCTGGCTGCCGGCCGGCCATGCATCGTGGCGCGACCTGGAGCTGGCGGCGGTGGACCGCGCCATCGCGGCCCTGGTCGATGCCGGCACGCCGCTGGCCGAGGCCACCTGGGGCCAGCGCAACACCGCCGACATCGCGCATCCGATCAGCATGGCCGTGCCCGCGCTGCGCCCCTGGCTCGCCGCGCCGGGCCAGCCGCTGGCGGGGGACGCCCACATGCCGCGCGTGGCCGGGCCGAAGTTCGGCCAGTCGGAGCGGCTGACCGTGTCGCCGGGACGCGAAGAGGAGGGCTTGTACAATATGCCGGGCGGGCAGAGCGGGCACCCCTTGTCGCCGTTCTTCCTGCTGGACCACGCGGCCTGGGTCGAGGGCAAGCCGGCGCCGTTGCTGCCGGGGGCGGTGAAGCATACGCTGCGCTTCGTGCCCTGA